The genomic DNA catcaaCTCCCATTTTTGCTCAGTGTTGATAAGTGTAGAATGTAACGTTAAGAAATTTTTAGTTTTAGTTGCGGGATCAGGTACTAATTCTACAAAATTATAATTTCTTTAGAAAAACCTTCAGCTGTTTGCTCTGCAGGACTACAGTTATGATTCACCTCACTATCTGGACACTAACAGTGACAAAGttcttcacagaattgttacagcgcagaaggctgccattcagcccatcgtgtctgcaccagctctccaaacaaACCATTCACCTTGTACCATTCCCCTGTATCCCCGAACATACTTCTTTTTCAGAagacagtctaattcccttttgaatgtcttgattgaacctgcctccgccataCCCTCAGGCAAAGCATTCTGACCTTAACCACTCGTTGCatgaaagtttttcctcatgtcgctattgcttcttttgccaattactttaaatctgtgctctccgGTTCTCGATTGTTTCgcaagtaggaacagtttctccttatctactctgtccagaccattcatgattttgagaacctctatcaaatctcctctcagccttcttctctccaaggaaaacttccatcttctccaaactatcttcataactgaagatcCTCATTGttgaaaccattctcatgaatcttttctgcactctctccaatgccttcacatttttctaAAGTGCAATGCTCAAATTGGACgttaatactccagctgaggccgaactagtggcttatacaagttcaacatgacctccttgcttttgcactctatgcccctattaataaagcctaggataatgTATGCTTGTGGATAACGTTCACAGTCCAAGTTTCTTTTCATCTGCAAATTACTGTCACTTTTGGGCATCTACTAGAGCCTCCCTATGTGAATTATGTCATTTCCTTTTGACGGCTGGTTTGTGATGTAGAGTGACGCCAACAATGTGGGTTCAATTGCCGTAACAGCTGAAGTCATCCACGAAGGCCTGCCTTCTCAACCAAGCTGCTCTCCTGAGGTGTGATgacctcaggttaaactcaccaacAGTTGTCTCTCTCTAACGAGAGAGCAGcctctagtcctctgggaccATGGCGACCTTCACTTCACTTTCCTACTCATTCTTTCACAATGCAAGAACTGCATCGATCAGTATTAGACTTTATTTGCCGTTTATCTGTCCAGTCACTTACAGATTAAAATTCTTTCCAATCATACGCAGcaacaaaataatttaaaaaacaatTCTACAAACACAGATCACATTACTAGCAATGCAAAGCCCAGCTCAATTCAACATGTTACTCACCTTATACAAAGCATAAGCAGTCAGTGCATTTCCACCATGAGAATGACTCAAAATTTGTATTATACCCTTGGGCGCTCCAATGTACTCAAGGAATGGAACCACATTAATACctctggaaataaaaacagaaggtttTTTCAGCACTTGcgtattttgtttaaaaaaaggctattttactTTAAGTGATGCCTTCACTAAATGAAAATAGCAGTAAGCTAACCACTGCAGTGAAAATACGGTACTGAACACATCTGCTCTAGCTCTTTTAAACATTTATTTCATTTGTTTCTATTGTTTTAAAAATTCTCTTCCTCTTTTTGTCTTACTGGGAAATATACATGGAAAGACAAGGATGGTCAGCTATACCTTATTTGAGTTCTCAGGACTGTGCAAGGGTCACCAGAAGATGCCAATCCCTTTAATTGGTCCCCTTTTGCGCATGGGAATGCCTGACCTACAGTAGGACAACCGACATTAAACATTTGGCACAGGCTCAGATTCTGGTGTTGTGCATCACTGATACTCCAATACACAGCTTAAAAATGAATTTCGATTGCAAAAATTATTTATAATTCTTTAATAAGTAACAGTTACTGGACATTTAATCAGACAGCCCAACTAACTAGGACATTGTCCAAAGCATGATTAATATTTGGGTTTTAATTAAAGGGGAATGTATTGAAGTAAAGAAAAAGGTGCTAAGACAACAAACAACCAGGAAATGTAAAAGCATGAGAAATGTTCATTGGGGCATGCGGCAGGGCAGCCTGAAGGTCTCTGTTTCTGGTGCCGGTTCAAAATGCAGCAGCTCCAATCCTGGGAGTAAACAcccctgccctgccctgcccaGAAGAATGCTGAACAATTGCAAAGAATTAAAATTCAAAATCTAGGTTTTTCTTCAAACCATAATTCTAAACAAGAAAATAAAGACCAACAATGAAGTTCTGGCAATTTTAGCTTCATAACATTAGCCCAAATTTCCATCTAATGAGAAGATgtttcacacacactgcatgcaatatgcatcctccctctcccccctccatgCTGCCTCCAAAACAAACACCAAGACTGTGTGTGAATACAGATCAGTTTGAATTACTAGATTTTGCTTTGCGGCATTCAGTACAGCTTCCGCACTTAAGGATCTGGTTTTATTGATATCATCCAGCAGTACCATTCTTCTAACAAATCAGTTATGCCGATTGGTACAGTGAAGGGGGAAGGAACAAAAACCTTGTAAAAAATAATTACAGATTTACTGTTACATACTATTTAATTATTTATTACAtgcattgaatgtaaatttttaTCTATTTTATAAGTTAAAAATCTTGGGTGTAGCCAATATACAGTTTCCATATACAAACTTCACTTGGTTGTAGTCATAACTTTTAGATAATTTTTCAAATTGTAAATTTTTGTCATTATTATCCCATTTTGTTTCAGCTTTCAATGTCATGAATTGGTAAACCCATTGAATCATTCAAAATGTTTCTGTAAGCACTTTTGCCttgccttttaaaaaaatgtatatttCAAAAAGTTCAAAGgttttaaacaaaacaaaaattaagAAAGTTACATGACACATTTTGAATCATGTGTGCTGCTGGTATATGCCAGAAGTTCAGAGAAGCTGCACATCCCCGACATTTTCCCTCTTTGGTctggcacatgtcaggagtgccGAGTACTTTTTTCCTTAAATGCTTtaaggcaatttaaaaaaaagagggtgTAACCGAGAGCAGAAAAAAGGGTCTTGGGAGCAGGGGTGGTGGTAGGAACACAGTAGGGGTGTAGCaattgacagtgagagagaggtaagTTTCAGTTCTTTCCCTGACACATACAAGATAATGATGCCACATATCACCCTCTGCCAGCCTGCGCTCACCCTTAACTTGAACAATGAAGATCAGAATCTGCCAACATGACTGAACTATTTGTTTGTGGAAATACAAACTATACAATTTTGCTGAAAAACAGACATTGTTAAAGATTTTTCTCATCTTTGCACTCATCGGGATAATTTGCAGGAACACAATAAGAGAAAataacaaatttatactgtatgagaagtgtgctcattggttggcaagtggactctgattggtaaagacattgtgcctgtttcagctaaacaaaataagtgacagccattcactggttcaagctgcctggtttaaacttcaaacaatgtttggcagttaactgtcagtcaccaacaACTGGTCTGTGCTCCATGGCAATGTGTGTATTaattttgtctgcaaagaacagggtcctgtatATTAGCAGATGGAAGGaacatggggcctcagtttaatgactTATCGGAAAGGCGGCAtttctaacaatgcagcactccctcagtactgcactagagcatcaacctggatttttgtgctcaagctctaCAGCAGGACTTGAACCAGGAACCTTGTGACCCAGAAACAAGAATGCTAGCATCTGAGACATGGCTGACACTCAAACGGAGTGTTGCATCCAATTCTGAGAaccatattttaggaaggatgtcaaggtttTCGAGAGGGTgcaaaagaggtttactagaatggtaccagggatcaGGGACCAGTTATGTAAAAAGACTGTAGAAGCTGTGGTCATTCTCCCAAGAACAGAGATGTCTAAGACGGGAAGTGTCCaaaattgtgaacagttttgagaagagtaaataaggagaaactgttcccagtggcagaaAGGTCAGGAACTCaggggacagagatttaaaagtaattggcaaaagaactagaggcaaTGAGGATTCTGAAAACTTAAAAAGGGCGATCAATATAACTTGTAACTTACTTCAATGCTGCATAATAGAATGCACCAAACCACATAGTGGATGTCAACAGATGCACTGGAATCATGACTTTCCCATACTGTTTGAATGTCCTCTTGAATCTTTGAAAAAGGCCTATCGAAGGGTCCTGGAGGGGATCCGTTTCCACACTTGCTGCCTCTTGATTCAGTTTTGTGTGGGAAAAGTAGGTTTTCTGAACTGACTCCGACAAGGTATCTTGCTGTGGGTCATTCCCTGGCAAAGTCTTGGGCTCCTGCCCAACGCCCTTGTGGTGTGTGGTAAATGGTTCATCCTGCAGATTTGGCCTTCTCTGTTCAGAGGCAATGACTGGACGTGATGTGTACAGGAGTTGCCCCCAGTGTGGGATAAGGAAAGGCATTTTCCCAGAGGTAGCTGTAAACAGGAGTGTGGCACATGGCCGAGCATTGCAAACTTGTTTTGAGTGCCAGAGGATGGCCTGAAGGAAATACCTCTGCATTTTTAAGTTGTCAGTCTACCAATTTCTGGCCCAGTGAAGAAAAACTGGAAAGAAAACAGGGAAGTGTTAGCGAAAAATTTCTCCCTCCTTGACTATACCACTTCTGCACACATTCCCACATTCCTAACTATCCTTTCACTGTCAATTGTTTGAGCTTGCATTTTATTTTGTATCAATAAGCCCAATCCTTTAAACTCTACAGACACATGATACATTGTACATAAAAACCTAGGCCTTAAACCCCTACAAGTACTATAAACAAGTGACAGAAGTTAATAATGAGCTTGTTTAAATGAAATAGAATCTGATTCTGATGGCTCTCCCCCATCACATTCCATAAGCTCAGGATATTCCAACCTGCTTCACTGCCAATTAATTATTCTCAAGCATGCTGTTTCTTCAGCAAACACGTCAGCCAACATGGACATAGCACTGATTCACAAGTAGCAATAAATGaccagtctagctgctgttccccTTCAATTACACCGCCCCCCTATACACCCATTTCTGACCCCCCCCAATCCCTTCCCCGACCTTTCTCCAACCGCTGCCCCTCCCCACCaagccccacccctctccctcctctctccaactgctgcccctcccccactaaGCCCCACCCCTCTCCAAGCCCCCAGCACCCTACACCCACTCcgacccctgcccctccccccaaagCCACTCtgacccactccccctcctctccaccGCACCCGCCTCCCCCCCgcttccccttcctctccccctccctccactccccctcaacctcccctcccccacactgctcccccttcccccccgctctaccccttccccctccccccaaaccgcTCCCCCtccactgctccccccaccgctctcccttccccccctcccccactctcccctcccttccccctcaccactctccccccactctcccttcctcctcatcactctcccttccccctcccctccacgactctcccttccccctcaccactctcccttccccctcccctccccacactctcccttccccctcccctccccccactctcccttcccctccccccaccactcccctccccctccccccaccactcccttccccctccccccaccactcccttccccctcccactctcccttccccctcccactctcccttccccctcccactctcccttccccctcccactctcccttccccctcccactctcccttccccctcccactctcccttccccctcccactctccctcccttctcccactctccctcccttctcccactctccctcccttccccctcccttccccctcccctccccccactctcccctcccctccccccaccactcccctctcccctccaccactcccctccccgctcctctcctccaacactcccctccccccactccttcgCCCTAccactctcccttctccctcccctctcctctcccttccccccaccactctcccctcctctaccacaccccccccactctaccctcctcctcccccacttctctcccttatcccaccactctcccctcctcctccaccactcccctcccccctccaccactcccctcccccctccaccactccccttcccctccaccactccccttcccctccaccactccccttcccctccaccactccccttcccctccaccactccccttcccctccaccactcccctcccccactccgctcgctcctctcccccatcactctcctcccctccccccctaccACTCTCCTCCCCGCTCCTCCCCACCAGTCCGCtccgctcccccccaccactcccctcccctctccccaacaccaccactcccctattcccctcccccaccactcccctccccctcctcacccccgccactgcccctcccccctcctcacccccgccactgcccctcccccctcctcccccccaccactcccctcccccctccaccactcccctcccaccccaccactcccctcccccctcctcccatctcccctcccccctcctccccccaccactcccctcccccattctccccccaccactcccctcccccctcctccccccaccactcccctcccatctccgccccaccactcccctcccccattctccccccaccactcccctcccccattctccccccaccactcccctcccatctcccccccaccactcccctcccccctcctcccccaccactcccctcccatctccccccaccactcccctcccccctcctcccccaccactcccctcccccctcctccccccaccactcccctcccccctcctccccccaccactcccctccccccttctccccccaccactcccctcccccctcctccccccaccactcccctcccccctcctccccccaccactcccctcccccctcctccccccaccactcccctccccccttctccccccaccactcccctcccccctcctccccccaccactcccctcccccctcctccccccaccactcccctctcccctccctcccctttcctcccccccaccactcctctcccccttcctccccccaaacactcctctcccccttcctccccccaaacactcctctcccccttcctccccccaaacactcctctcccccttcctccccccaaacactcctctcccccttcctccccccaaacactcctctccccatctccccccccactcccctctccatctccgtctcccaccccccactcccctctccatctccgtctccccccccccactcccctctccatctccgtctccccccccacactcccctctccatctccgtctccccccccccactcccctctccatctccgtctcccgccccccactcccctctccatctccgtctcccccccccccactcccctctccatctccgtctccccccccccactcccctctccatctccgtctccccccccccactcccctctccatctccgtctccccccccccactcccctctccatctccgtctccccccccccactcccctctccatctccgtctcccccccccactcccctctccatctccgtctcccccccaccactcccctctccatctccgtctctcccccccccactcccctctccatctccgtctcccccccccccactcccctctccatctccgtctccccccccccccactcccctccccatctccgtctcccccccccccactctcccctctccatctccgtctcccccccctcactcccctctccatctccgtctcccccccccccactcccctctccatctccgtctcccccccccactcccctctccatctccgtctcccccccccccactcccctctccatctccgtctccccccccactcccctctccatctccgtcaccccccccacactcccctctccatctccgtctccccccccacactcccctctccatctccgtctccccccccacactcccctctccatctccgtctccccccccacactcccctctccatctccgtctccccccccacactcccctctccatctccgtctccccccccacactcccctctccatctccgtctccccccccaaactcccctctccatctccgtctccccccccacactcccctctccatctccgtctccccccccacactcccctctccatctccgtctccccccccacactcccctctccatctccgtctccccccccacactcccctctccatctccgtctccccccccacactcccctctccatctcccccccacactcccctctccatctcccccccactcccctccccactcccctctccatctccccccactcacctctccatctcccccccactcccctccccactcccctctccatctccctccccactcccctctccatctccccccactcacctctccatctcccccccactcccctctccatctcccccccactcccctctccatctccctccccactcccctctccatctccccccactcacctctccatctcccccccactcacctctccatctccccccacactcccctctccatcccccccccaaactcccctctccatctccatcccctccccacactcccctctccatctcccccccacactcccctctccatctcccccccacactcccctctccatctcccccccacactcccctctccatctcccccccacactcccctctccatctcccccccacactcccctctccatctcccccccacactcccctctccatctcccccccacactcccctctccatctcccccccacactcccctctccatctcccccccacactcccctctccctctccatctcccccccaccccccacattcccctcccccccaccactctcctccccccccaccactctcctcccccccaccactctcctcccccctcctccccccaccactcccctcccccattctccccccaccactcccctcccccctcctccccccaccactcccctcccccctcctccccccaccactcccctcccatctcccccccaccactcccctcccatctcccccccaccactcccctcccccattctccccccaccactcccctcccatctccccctaaccactcccctcccccctcctcccccaccactcccctcccatctccccccaccactcccctcccccctcctcccccaccactcccctccaccctcctccccccaccactcccctcccccctcctccccccaccactcccctccccccttctccccccaccactcccctcccccctcctcccccaccactcccctcccccctcctccccccaccactcccctcccccctcctcccccctcctccccccaccactcccctcccatctcccccccacactcccctcccatctcccccccaccactcccctcccccattctccccccaccactctccctcccatctcccccccaccactcccctcccatctccccctaaccactcccctcccccctcctcccccaccactcccctcccatctccccccaccactcccctcccccctcctcccccaccactcccctcccccctcctccccccaccactcccctcccccctcctccccccaccactcccctccccccttctccccccaccactcccctccccccacctccccccaccactcccctcccccctcctccccccaccactcccctctcccctccctcccctttcctcccccccaccactcctctcccccttcctccccccaaacactcctctcccccttcctcccccaaacactcctctcccccttcctccccccaaacactcctctcccccttcctccccccaaacactcctctccccatctcccccccccactcccctctccatctccgtctccccccccccactcccctctccatctccgtctccccccccccactcccctctccatctccgtctcccctcccccactcccctctccatctccgtctccccccccccactcccctctccatctccgtctccccccccccactcccctctccatctccgtctcccccccccccactcccctctccatctccgtctccccccccacactcccctctccatctccgtctccccccccacactcccctctccatctccgtctcccccccccactcccctctccatctccgtctccccccccccactcccctctccatctccgtctcccccccccccactcccctctccatctccgtctcccccccccccactcccctctccatctccgtctccccccccccactcccctctccatctccgtctccccccccccactcccctctccatctccgtctccccccccccactcccctctccatctccgtctcccccctcccactcccctctccatctccgtctcccccccccactcccctctccatctccgtctccccccccccactcccctctccatctccgtctcccccccccactcccctctccatctccgtctcccccccaccactcccctctccatctccgtctctcccccccccactcccctctccatctccgtctcccccccaccactcccctctccatctccccccactcccctccccactcccctctccatctccccccactcacctctccatctcccccccactcccctccccactcccctctccatctccctccccactcccctctccatctccctccactcacctctccatctcccccccactcccctctccatctcccccccactcccctctccatctccctccccactcccctctccatctccccccactcacctctccatctccccccacactcccctctccatcccccccccaaactcccctctccatctccatcccctccccacactcccctctccatctcccccccacactcccctctccatctcccccccacactcccctctccatctcccccccacactcccctctccatctcccccccacactcccctctccatctcccccccacactcccctctccatctcccccccacactcccctctccatctcccccccacactcccctctccatctcccccccacactcccctctccctctccatctcccccccaccccccacattcccctcccccccaccactctcctccccccccaccactttcctcccccccaccactctcctcccccccaccccgccattccccttccccctcatccactcccctcccaccccaccactcccctcccccctcctccccccaccactcccctcccccattctccccccaccactcccctcccccctcctccccccaccactcccctcccccctcctccccccaccactcccctcccatctcccccccaccactcccctcccccattctccccccaccactcccctcccatctccccctaaccactcccctcccccctcctcccccaccactcccctcccatctccccccaccactcccctcccccctcctcccccaccactcccctcccccctcctcccccaccactcccctcccccctcctccccccaccactcccctccccccttctccccccaccactcccctcccccctcctccccccaccactcccctcccccctcctccccccaccactcccctcccccctcctccccccaccactcccctcccatctccccccaccactcccctcccccctcctcccccaccactccctcccccctcctccccccaccactcccctcccccctcctccccccaccactcccctccccccttctccccccaccactcccctccccccacctccccccaccactcccctcccccctcctccccccaccactcccctctaCCCTCCATCccctttcctcccccccaccactcctctcccccttcctccccccaaacactcctctcccccttcctccccccaaacactcctctcccccttcctccccccaaacactcctctcccccttcctccccccaaacactcctctccccatctcccccccccactcccctctccatctccgtctccccccccccactcccctctccatctccgtctcccccccccactcccctctccatctccgtctcccccccccccactcccctctccatctccgtctcccctcccccactcccctctccatctccgtctccccccccccccactcccctctccatctccgtctcccccccccccactcccctctccatctccgtctccccccccccactcccctctccatctccgtctccccccacacactcccctctccatctccgtctccccccccacactcccctctccatctc from Carcharodon carcharias isolate sCarCar2 chromosome 6, sCarCar2.pri, whole genome shotgun sequence includes the following:
- the fam210aa gene encoding uncharacterized protein C18orf19 homolog A — translated: MQRYFLQAILWHSKQVCNARPCATLLFTATSGKMPFLIPHWGQLLYTSRPVIASEQRRPNLQDEPFTTHHKGVGQEPKTLPGNDPQQDTLSESVQKTYFSHTKLNQEAASVETDPLQDPSIGLFQRFKRTFKQYGKVMIPVHLLTSTMWFGAFYYAALKGINVVPFLEYIGAPKGIIQILSHSHGGNALTAYALYKLATPARYTVTLGGTSFAVKYLRSRGYLPTPPPMREYLQDRMEETRERFSEKMEETKELLSEKIQETKDMVSFRKKKE